Part of the Deltaproteobacteria bacterium IMCC39524 genome, CCCTCTTTCGATAGCGGGTGGGCTGACGGCCTTTTACCACACATTACTCTATGCCGGAATCATTCCGGAGAATATCCAGCCCTGCTCAAAGGGCGTTTCATGTACAGAAAAGTATATTGAGCTGTTTGGCTTTGTTTCAATTCCGATGCTCTCTTTCCTCGCATTTTCTACATTAGTCGCACTTTTGATTTTTCTTAAAAGGAGAACTTCCAAATGAAATACGTGCTCGTTGGGCTTACCTGTGTCCTTTTGGTTTTAGCCTTTATTGGAGGCAGTTCCTATTATAAGGGCCAGCAGGCTGAAAAGTTTGGTTTTCTAGCCCAGAAAAACGCCGAACTTTTCGTCAGAGACCATTCCCCAACACTTGGCAGCGATGATGCAAAAGTCTTTATCGTTGAGTTTATGGACCCTGCCTGTGAAACCTGTGCTGCCTTTGAACCCTTTATTAAGCAGGCAATGGCTGCCAATCCCGGCAAAATCAAATTGGTGCTGCGCTACGCCCCATTCCATGATGGTGCCGATAATTTTGTCAAGATTCTTGAAGCCGCCAGATTGCAGGGGAAATACTGGGAAACCTTAGAGCTTATGTTTAAAACACAGCATATCTGGGCCAGCCACCATAACTATCAGCCGGAAAGATTATGGGAAGTTCTTCCTCGAGCAGGCTTGGATATCGAACGGATCAAAAAAGATATGCATTCCCCAACTATTGCAAAAATCATTGAACAGGATATGGCTGATGTGAAAACCTTGAATGTGCAAAAAACTCCGGGGTATTTTGTCAATGGCAGGCCTCTGCAGCAGTTTGGCTATAAACAGTTAGCACAATTGATTCAATCGGAACTTGACGCACAATATCCGACCAAGCGTTGAGCTAAGAACGTGGGGGGCGTTGTTGCTATGTTGACCAGCATCGACGTGAGTTCAAATACCCCTTGGGGCGCTAAGAGGTTAAAGGGTCATCTTCTGTTATGAGAAGGTGACCCTTTTCAGTTTAATAGGTGTGATAATGTCATGAGGTCTGGAGTGCTACCGGAAATGTCCCACGAAATGTTCCCGCAAATAGAAAAAGTCTGCCTGTACAACTATGACACCGGTTTGAAGCCAAACGCACGTCGGCTGCAGATAACACTGGCATGAAAAGTTAAAAAAACTGCCGTCAATGTCCTTCACTGACGGCGGTCTTTGTTTGTCTCTTGAAAGGTAACGCGAATATAACTTTTTGACGTCGTTTATTGATTGAGCTACATTGCTTGAGACTTTATCAAAAGCACCCCCTCTGACTTGAACAATATGCTGACTCTTCTCCTGAAAAGGTGAGGAAAAGCCACAGAATATAGAATGGACCCTCAATCGTGTTACTCGTAATTTTCTCCGCACCTGTATGCTTGCTCAGCTTTTACCTGGCCTTTCTCTGCTACCGCAAGTCCCTTTATCCTCATACCATTGCTTTGACTATGCTTGCAGTCTTTATGCTGTTGCTTACCCTGGGGATACTTGCTGCAGGCTTCCTTGCCGGCAAAACAATCAATGATGAAATTGCCTTCTATCATTCGTCCGTACTTTCCCGCGTTTCATGACTCTTTAGAGGATCATGAACGTGATGATGAACTGAATAAATTCATCAATTATCTCCTCACGTCCAAAGGCATCTCTGTTTTACCCAGAACCGTTCGTAAGGCAAACGACGATTGCACCCGCAGGACTCCAGGCAGGCTGGTCAGCTTGTTGTGGACACGTACGTAATCGGCATTATCCCTGGTAATAACACGCAGTAGATAGTCAAAGGCCCCTGACATCAGGTAGCATTCCATCACCTCTGCGACTTTGGAGACCTCCGCTTCAAAGGCTGCCAGCTTTTCGTTTTGTTGACCGTCCAGGCTGACCATGACAAAGACATTGTCCGGCTTGCCGATAGCGCTCTGGTTGATCAGCATGACGTAACGGTCGATGATCCCGCTCTCTTCGAGAATCTTGACGCGACGCAGGCATGCAGATTCAGACAACCCCACCTCTTCGGCAAGTTGTACGTTTGACAGTCTGCCATTCTTCTGTAACTTATTAAGAATAGAACAATCTATGGCGTCTAAATTTATGTTTGGCACAATGTGCTCCCTTAATCTAAATATTTGAAATTATATTTCAATAAGTAGGTGTATTGTTGATAGTTTGCAAGAAAATTTACCGGCGTTGATGATAAACTTCAGCATATACAGACAAATCAACGAAGCGCTATGAAGGAGTGTCCTTATGATTGTTGGTGTTCTTAAAGAGATCAAGGTGGCAGAAAACAGGGTGTGCATGACCCCTGCAGGTGTTGAAGTTTTGCGTGAACACGGCCATGAGGTCCTGGTAGAGACTCAAGCCGGAGTCTTCAGTGGTTTCAGCGATGCAGATTATGTTAATGCCGGAGCGGCGATCGCGGCGACTGCTGAGGAGGTTTATCTTAGCGCAGAGATGGTGATGCATGTAAAAGAGCCACAGCCTTCAGAATACGCATTTATTCGTAAAGGTCAGATCGTTTTTACTTATTTCCATTTTGCAGCATCCGAGGAGTTGACCCGGGCGATGATTGACAGCGGCGCGGTCTGTATTGCCTACGAGACAATCGTCGGCTCAGATGGCAGCTTACCTCTCTTGACACCTATGAGTGAGGTTGCTGGACGTATGGCCGCCCAGGAAGCGGCAAAGTATGCCGAACGTACCCAGGGAGGCCGTGGCATCCTGTTGGGTGGTGTCCCTGGTGTCCAACCGGCAACCGTTCTTGTTCTCGGTGGCGGTACGGTTGGTACCCATGCCGCCCAGATGGCTTGTGGCTTGGGTGCCAAGGTCTACCTGCTTGATACCAGCCTTGATCGTCTGCGCCATCTCTCTGAAGTGATGCCGAAAAACTGTTTCCCGATTATGTCTTCTCCGGCGACGGTTCGAGAGCTTGTTCAGGAAGCTGATGTGGTTATTGGCGCAGTCCTCTTGCATGGTGCCAAAGCTCCGAAGCTGGTGACCCGGGAAATGCTTAAAACCATGAAGCCCGGAGCGGTGCTGGTGGATGTGGCGATTGATCAGGGCGGATGCTTTGAAACTTCCAAGCCGACCACTCACAGCGAGCCGACCTTTGAAGTTGATGGTATCGTTCATTACTGTGTCGCTAATATGCCCGGGGCCGTTCCCCTGACATCGACTGTGGCTCTGACCAATGCGACCCTTCCTTACGCCGTAAAGATCGCGAACCAAGGTTGGCAGGAGGTGGCTCGCAACAATTCGGGCATCAGGGCCGGCCTGAATGTTGTTGCAGGGAAGGTGACCTATGCTGGTGTTGCGGAAGCTTTCCGTATTCAATATACGGACATTGAAGAACTTCTTAACTAATCAATCAAAGAGCAGATGACATAGAGGCTGCTTCCAGTCGGAGGCAGCCTTTTTTGTTTGGATATAACCAAAACCAAAGCAAGGCAAATTCAGACTATATTATTAACGCATAGACGTGGAGACGCAGAGAGCAAAGGTAAGAGTTGAGCCATTTAAAAGTTTTAAGGGCTTTTCCACTGCGCTTTCGTCCAAAGGCGCCTATTCCTGGTTGCGGCTCTGCGTTGAACAATGTTTTGTGTTATGGAAGCATTTTTTCTCAGGTTGACGATCGAATCAGAGTTGCGCAAGAAATTCCATTGCAATCGGCTTTATGAAAGGTAGAATATAAGTAATTGCTAATTAAAGGCAGGGGATGTTAATGTCCAATATCGTTTTCCGAGAAGACCCTTTGGCCGAATTGAAAACAGCTTCTACTTATCAGGAGAAGTTGGCCGTTGTTCACGAGGTCCTGAAAAAACGCTGCCCTGGCATCGACCGTATCAGTATTGCTCTCTATGACATCAAGACACAATCCTTAGCCACTTTTCTGGCTTCACCTTCCACAGGAAGCCCCCTCAGTAATTACGAAGTCATTTTGAAGGAAGGCTCTACCCTACACAAGATTGCTTTGGACGCGACGCCGCGCATTGTCAGTGACTTGAGAGTCTATGAAGATCATGATGCAGCCCATTCCCGCGCTATCGTGGGCCATGGGTTTGCTTCCAGCTATACTCATCCGATGTACCATAACAAGGAATTGGCCGGTTTTGTTTTCCTGAATTCCTTGCACAACGGCTATTTCCGGGAACGTGTCCTGGAGCAGGTTGAAATTGTCATTCACCTGATTTCAGAGATGATCCTTAATGATCTTGCCTCAGCCCGAGCTTTGACTGCTGCCATGAGGACATCTGTCAGTATGGTGCAAAAGCATGATCTTGAAACGGGGACCCATCTTGAGCGTATGTCTCGTTACTCCCGCCTCATAGCACGTTCTTTGGTTAATCAGGGGACCGCGAACCTGGATGACGAGCAAATTGAGCAGATCGCGCTCTTTTCACCTCTGCATGATGTTGGCAAAATAAGTATTCCCGATAGTATCCTGCAAAAAAAGACCCGTCTGGATTCGGAGGAACGGGCAGTCATGAACAGGCACACCATGGTTGGCCGGCAGATCGTCGATGACCTGATCAGAAATTTTGGTTTTGAAGAGCTGCCATATATCGATTATCTGAGAGAGATGACCGAGTTGCATCACGAAGCGATGGATGGTAGTGGTTATCCCCATGGCTTACGTGGTGAAGAAATTTCACTGGCGGCAAGAATCACCTCTGTCAGTGACATCTTTGACGCCCTGACGACACAACGACCCTATAAGCAGCCCTGGTCCAATGAACACGCTTTTGCAATGCTGCAGCTCCTGTCTATTGACAAATTGGATAAGGGCTGTGTCGACGCAATGATCGCAGTGTCCTCGGAAGTCACCAAGGTGCAGCAGCAGTTTGCCGAGTTGCACTGATTGTTGCCGGCGGGTGAAGAGATAGATTCTAAAGATTGACAATTCTGCCATGAAATAGAATCTGGACGTTTTGAGACAAAAAAAGACCTGCTTCATTTCGAAGCAGGTCTTTTTTTAATTGGATTGGGGTTGCTCCTGGTTACAGTTCTGGCTCTATTGTGATCTGCTCTGCTGACGCTGTCATCTGTGCCGGTTCAGCCAGCAATGCAAAATCGTAGATGTCTTTGAGCTTCTTGGTAAAGATGGTCCCCAGCCAGAGCGGGCTCCATACGGCGCCTGCAGCCACCCAACTGTTCCGTGCGTTTGTATCAACCTCGTCAGCAACCACGACAAACTCAACAGGATTGTAACCTTGCTTGTTGATCTTGACGTTATGACTCTCTGTTGTGCTCAACTTGTAATTGAAGGCGCAGGGAGTTACTCCAATTTCTTCACCATCGATAAACACCTGTGCTCCAGGAGGAGTAGAGACAAATGCAGCCTGTTGCGCACAGGCACTGGTGAAGAGAGCGAGCAAAACGATAATGATAAGTTTCTGGAGCATCTATATCCCTTACGTTCTCCCCCGAGAATCATAAAAATGAACTAACTAAACAAAAAGCAAGTGATATGCCAATAATGGTTATATTTTGTCAATGTTGACTAGAATGATCTTTTTTTGTCAGATAATGAAGCCGAACGGTAATGATTTCAACCTCTTGTCAGTGAGATTAGAAATGTAAAATCTCTTTGTTTTCATAGGCTTCCGGGGCTCCGGGATGATTTGCCATTGACTCCTGTAGTCATTAAACCATATCTGATGATGTATAATGCCCACAGCTGTCACAAGAGCTAAGCTATTCAAAATCATGTAATAATAACTGGGGCAGTCTTTTGGATGTCCGGTTGCTATGGCGATGAAGTTTTTGACGTGTTAACATGCCCGTCGTTTCAACGAAAATGCTAACAATGAATGATGTCCGCGGTTGATCCGATAACGATAAGGAGATTGAGTCATGTCCTGGTTTGGCAAGATAATGGGAGGAAGTGTTGGCTTTATGATGGGTGGCCCTA contains:
- a CDS encoding thioredoxin domain-containing protein is translated as MKYVLVGLTCVLLVLAFIGGSSYYKGQQAEKFGFLAQKNAELFVRDHSPTLGSDDAKVFIVEFMDPACETCAAFEPFIKQAMAANPGKIKLVLRYAPFHDGADNFVKILEAARLQGKYWETLELMFKTQHIWASHHNYQPERLWEVLPRAGLDIERIKKDMHSPTIAKIIEQDMADVKTLNVQKTPGYFVNGRPLQQFGYKQLAQLIQSELDAQYPTKR
- a CDS encoding Lrp/AsnC family transcriptional regulator, which codes for MNLDAIDCSILNKLQKNGRLSNVQLAEEVGLSESACLRRVKILEESGIIDRYVMLINQSAIGKPDNVFVMVSLDGQQNEKLAAFEAEVSKVAEVMECYLMSGAFDYLLRVITRDNADYVRVHNKLTSLPGVLRVQSSFALRTVLGKTEMPLDVRR
- the ald gene encoding alanine dehydrogenase, giving the protein MIVGVLKEIKVAENRVCMTPAGVEVLREHGHEVLVETQAGVFSGFSDADYVNAGAAIAATAEEVYLSAEMVMHVKEPQPSEYAFIRKGQIVFTYFHFAASEELTRAMIDSGAVCIAYETIVGSDGSLPLLTPMSEVAGRMAAQEAAKYAERTQGGRGILLGGVPGVQPATVLVLGGGTVGTHAAQMACGLGAKVYLLDTSLDRLRHLSEVMPKNCFPIMSSPATVRELVQEADVVIGAVLLHGAKAPKLVTREMLKTMKPGAVLVDVAIDQGGCFETSKPTTHSEPTFEVDGIVHYCVANMPGAVPLTSTVALTNATLPYAVKIANQGWQEVARNNSGIRAGLNVVAGKVTYAGVAEAFRIQYTDIEELLN
- a CDS encoding HD domain-containing protein, whose amino-acid sequence is MSNIVFREDPLAELKTASTYQEKLAVVHEVLKKRCPGIDRISIALYDIKTQSLATFLASPSTGSPLSNYEVILKEGSTLHKIALDATPRIVSDLRVYEDHDAAHSRAIVGHGFASSYTHPMYHNKELAGFVFLNSLHNGYFRERVLEQVEIVIHLISEMILNDLASARALTAAMRTSVSMVQKHDLETGTHLERMSRYSRLIARSLVNQGTANLDDEQIEQIALFSPLHDVGKISIPDSILQKKTRLDSEERAVMNRHTMVGRQIVDDLIRNFGFEELPYIDYLREMTELHHEAMDGSGYPHGLRGEEISLAARITSVSDIFDALTTQRPYKQPWSNEHAFAMLQLLSIDKLDKGCVDAMIAVSSEVTKVQQQFAELH
- a CDS encoding PEGA domain-containing protein, whose product is MLQKLIIIVLLALFTSACAQQAAFVSTPPGAQVFIDGEEIGVTPCAFNYKLSTTESHNVKINKQGYNPVEFVVVADEVDTNARNSWVAAGAVWSPLWLGTIFTKKLKDIYDFALLAEPAQMTASAEQITIEPEL